One Saimiri boliviensis isolate mSaiBol1 chromosome 5, mSaiBol1.pri, whole genome shotgun sequence genomic window carries:
- the C1QL2 gene encoding complement C1q-like protein 2 yields the protein MALGLLIAVPLLLQAAPPGAAHYEMMGTCRMICDPYTAAPGGGPAGAKAPPPGPSTAALEVMQDLSANPPPPFIQGPKGDPGRPGKPGPRGPPGEPGPPGPRGPPGEKGDTGRPGLPGLQLTAGTASGVGVVGGGAGGGGDSEGEVTSALSATFSGPKIAFYVGLKSPHEGYEVLKFDDVVTNLGNHYDPTTGKFSCQVRGIYFFTYHILMRGGDGTSMWADLCKNGQVRASAIAQDADQNYDYASNSVVLHLDSGDEVYVKLDGGKAHGGNNNKYSTFSGFLLYPD from the exons ATGGCGCTCGGGCTGCTCATCGCTGTGCCGCTGCTGCTGCAGGCGGCGCCCCCCGGCGCGGCGCACTACGAGATGATGGGCACCTGCCGCATGATCTGCGACCCTTACACTGCCGCACCCGGAGGGGGCCCTGCGGGCGCAAAGGCGCCTCCGCCCGGACCCAGCACCGCAGCCCTGGAAGTCATGCAGGACCTGAGCGCCAATCCTCCGCCTCCCTTCATCCAGGGACCCAAGGGCGACCCGGGGCGACCGGGCAAACCAGGGCCGCGGGGGCCCCCTGGAGAGCCGGGCCCGCCTGGACCCAGGGGCCCTCCGGGAGAGAAGGGCGACACGGGGCGACCCGGGCTGCCAGGGCTGCAACTGACGGCGGGCACGGCCAGCGGCGTCGGGGTGGTGGGCGGCGGGGCTGGAGGAGGTGGCGACTCCGAGGGTGAAGTGACCAGTGCGCTGAGTGCCACCTTCAGCGGCCCCAAGATCGCCTTCTATGTGGGTCTCAAGAGCCCCCACGAAGGCTATGAGGTGCTGAAGTTCGATGACGTGGTCACCAACCTCGGCAATCACTATGACCCCACCACCGGCAAGTTCAGCTGCCAGGTGCGCGGCATCTACTTCTTCACCTACCACATCCTCATGCGCGGCGGCGACGGCACCAGCATGTGGGCGGACCTCTGCAAGAACGGGCAG GTCCGGGCCAGCGCCATCGCACAGGACGCCGACCAGAATTATGACTACGCCAGCAACAGCGTGGTGCTGCACTTGGATTCAGGGGACGAAGTGTATGTGAAGCTGGATGGCGGGAAGGCTCACGGAGGCAATAATAACAAGTACAGCACGTTCTCGGGCTTTCTTCTGTACCCGGATTAG